A stretch of the Desulfobacter sp. genome encodes the following:
- a CDS encoding aldo/keto reductase, with protein sequence MDSDFRISTLGKTGLKVSRLGLAGSYGAPARTYEKAFEQGCNYFYSGSGRKRSAMKKAIRTLVAQGHRDKMVISIQTYARMGMMTKVFFKQALSAMNIDYADILMLGWHNSPPAARLMDFAMEMKEKGLARFIGLSGHNRGLFKTLADDPRFDLFHIRYNPAHQGAAMDCFPAFEKENPPGLVTYTATRWGHLLSQRQMPKGQAPLKARDCYRFSLSDPRVNICLCGPKNMDQMTHALTALEKGPLLPEEKEHITRIGNYVHDKSPGFFS encoded by the coding sequence ATGGATTCTGACTTTAGAATATCCACCCTGGGAAAAACCGGATTAAAGGTGAGCCGCTTAGGCCTTGCCGGAAGCTATGGTGCACCTGCACGAACCTATGAAAAAGCCTTTGAACAGGGGTGCAACTATTTTTATTCAGGATCAGGCAGGAAACGGTCTGCCATGAAAAAAGCCATCCGCACCCTGGTGGCCCAGGGCCACAGGGACAAAATGGTAATCTCCATCCAGACCTATGCCCGCATGGGCATGATGACAAAGGTTTTCTTTAAACAGGCCCTCTCGGCCATGAACATTGATTATGCAGACATCCTCATGCTGGGCTGGCACAACAGCCCACCCGCAGCCCGGCTCATGGATTTTGCCATGGAAATGAAAGAAAAGGGCCTGGCCCGGTTCATCGGCCTGTCCGGCCATAACCGGGGGCTGTTCAAAACATTGGCAGATGACCCTCGGTTTGATCTTTTTCATATCCGGTACAACCCGGCCCACCAGGGCGCGGCAATGGACTGCTTTCCCGCATTTGAAAAAGAAAATCCCCCGGGCCTGGTCACCTATACGGCCACCCGGTGGGGACATCTATTATCCCAACGGCAGATGCCCAAAGGTCAAGCACCGCTCAAGGCAAGGGACTGCTACCGATTTTCCCTGTCAGACCCCAGGGTGAACATCTGTTTGTGCGGTCCTAAAAATATGGACCAGATGACCCATGCACTGACCGCCCTGGAAAAAGGCCCCCTTTTGCCAGAAGAAAAAGAGCATATCACCAGAATCGGCAATTATGTCCATGACAAATCTCCTGGATTTTTTTCCTGA
- a CDS encoding GNAT family N-acetyltransferase: MTYIFKTPTTDQDLEKISTLLNRVFHPEKVGDLARVFSAHLPRMKKENWFAMADPATGDPVSAFALIPWTWAFNGIRLKVAEMGLVGTCESCQGKGLMKQLNTRFDAHVREQGYDLCVIQGIPGFYHHFGFHWAVELEHHVNLPLTLIPDPDIEPKAEKNSTQNTEFQFRRAKVQDVGFLMDQDRVYQENHSLSVHRSKEEWAYLLTHSKATEYGSDFWIMEKENRPCFYARVPFEGFGQGLILSEVSEKISHGGFMALVNFLKTTAWAQEKDHIRINLPPASPAGQMAMAMGAVHSRPYAWQIKIWDSTGFLNRIRPALESRLENTMFNNYSGLLRLNLYTESIDLKFVHGKMTIARGDDKETQKTFNIPKDLFPALVLGYKSWQELQHCRPDIFPVNQHLRFKSAIEPDEAGLLMDLLFAPQKSWIYERY; the protein is encoded by the coding sequence ATGACATATATATTTAAAACACCAACGACAGACCAGGATCTGGAAAAAATTTCAACCCTGCTCAACCGGGTATTTCACCCTGAAAAAGTGGGGGATCTGGCCCGTGTCTTTTCTGCCCATCTGCCCAGAATGAAAAAAGAAAACTGGTTTGCCATGGCTGACCCGGCCACAGGTGATCCTGTATCCGCCTTTGCCCTGATCCCATGGACCTGGGCGTTCAACGGGATCCGCCTTAAGGTGGCGGAAATGGGCCTGGTGGGCACCTGTGAATCCTGCCAGGGCAAAGGGCTGATGAAACAGCTAAACACCCGGTTTGATGCCCATGTCAGAGAACAGGGCTATGATCTTTGCGTGATCCAGGGAATCCCGGGATTTTATCATCATTTTGGATTTCACTGGGCCGTTGAACTCGAACACCACGTGAACCTGCCCCTGACCCTTATCCCGGACCCGGATATTGAACCCAAGGCCGAAAAAAACAGCACCCAGAATACAGAATTTCAGTTTCGCAGGGCAAAGGTTCAGGATGTCGGGTTTCTCATGGACCAGGACAGGGTCTACCAAGAAAACCATTCTCTTTCGGTGCACCGGTCCAAAGAGGAGTGGGCATATCTGCTCACCCATTCAAAAGCCACTGAATACGGATCTGATTTCTGGATCATGGAAAAAGAAAACAGACCTTGTTTCTATGCCAGGGTCCCCTTTGAAGGATTCGGCCAGGGACTGATTCTCAGCGAAGTTTCAGAAAAGATCAGCCATGGGGGATTTATGGCTTTGGTTAATTTTCTAAAAACAACGGCCTGGGCGCAGGAAAAAGATCATATCCGGATCAATCTGCCCCCGGCCTCCCCTGCAGGACAAATGGCCATGGCCATGGGGGCGGTCCATTCAAGGCCCTATGCCTGGCAGATTAAAATTTGGGACAGCACAGGTTTTTTGAACCGGATCAGGCCTGCGCTTGAATCCAGGCTTGAAAACACCATGTTTAACAATTATTCAGGCCTGTTAAGGCTCAACCTCTACACTGAATCCATTGACCTTAAATTTGTCCATGGCAAAATGACCATTGCCAGGGGGGATGACAAAGAGACCCAAAAAACATTTAATATTCCCAAAGACCTTTTCCCGGCCCTGGTATTGGGATATAAATCATGGCAGGAGCTCCAGCACTGCCGACCGGATATCTTTCCTGTGAACCAGCACTTAAGATTTAAATCGGCCATTGAACCGGATGAGGCGGGCCTTTTGATGGATCTGCTATTTGCGCCCCAAAAATCATGGATTTACGAACGGTATTAG
- a CDS encoding MBL fold metallo-hydrolase has translation MKLTVLVDNNTLIDRYFTAEPGLSLLIEEKDKTLLFDTGYSDLFLKNAGKMGKDLSCLDHLVISHSHLDHTWGLFHYIQYLTELAIENRAYKRPVLTGHPDMFTSVSMDGIPELGSLVSKKKAECHMELRLIREPVCLFPGLTFLGQIPRKNDFEGKTTIGVKQDTGGPDHILDDSALVYESDQGLVIIAGCAHSGICNTIAHAQNICNQTRVADVIGGFHLLDPPQSQLDPTLAFFKDLAPAAVHACHCTDLSSKIALSKVAQVREVGVGMTLDYKSSI, from the coding sequence ATGAAACTCACCGTATTGGTTGACAATAATACCCTGATTGACAGATATTTCACCGCAGAACCCGGACTTTCCCTGCTCATTGAGGAGAAAGACAAAACACTGCTCTTTGATACGGGATACTCTGATCTTTTTCTTAAAAACGCCGGAAAAATGGGAAAAGATCTTTCCTGTCTGGATCATCTGGTCATCTCACACAGCCACCTGGATCATACCTGGGGTCTTTTTCATTATATTCAATATCTGACTGAACTGGCCATTGAAAACAGGGCGTATAAACGGCCGGTCCTCACAGGTCATCCAGACATGTTCACCTCGGTTTCCATGGACGGGATACCGGAACTGGGAAGTCTGGTCTCCAAAAAAAAAGCCGAGTGCCACATGGAACTCAGGCTGATCCGGGAACCTGTTTGTCTTTTTCCGGGACTGACCTTTTTGGGGCAAATCCCCAGGAAAAACGATTTTGAAGGCAAAACCACCATCGGGGTTAAACAGGACACAGGCGGGCCTGATCATATCCTGGACGATTCCGCCCTGGTCTATGAATCAGACCAGGGCCTTGTGATCATCGCAGGCTGTGCCCATTCAGGCATCTGCAACACCATTGCCCATGCCCAAAACATCTGCAACCAGACCCGGGTGGCCGACGTTATCGGGGGATTTCACCTTTTAGACCCGCCCCAATCTCAGCTGGATCCCACCCTGGCATTTTTCAAGGATCTTGCCCCGGCAGCAGTCCATGCCTGCCACTGCACGGATCTGAGTTCAAAAATCGCCCTGTCAAAGGTGGCACAGGTTCGGGAAGTGGGGGTGGGAATGACCCTTGACTACAAATCCTCTATTTGA
- a CDS encoding GNAT family N-acetyltransferase: MPPYTFMNQPVAKALYSALILDPFYITLEKQSFKDPKKAKQAMFCYMDYALKEAKDHGRVVFTQDRTSGASIWAKPMDTVTEKKLSDRKKDFIDHHLGRDSLRAYCTMVDFMAGQSQGLVPGQSWYLSILGIAPNCQGKGLGKSIMTKVLRQIDDLGRAVYAESFTPKNFRFYQNLGFEPVKTIKEPFTAASYTILLRPPKVGNQ; the protein is encoded by the coding sequence ATGCCCCCTTATACCTTTATGAATCAGCCGGTCGCAAAGGCTCTCTATTCCGCCCTGATCCTGGACCCCTTTTACATCACCCTGGAAAAACAAAGTTTTAAAGACCCGAAAAAGGCAAAACAGGCCATGTTCTGCTATATGGATTATGCCCTTAAAGAGGCAAAGGACCATGGCCGGGTGGTATTTACCCAGGATCGGACTTCGGGGGCATCCATTTGGGCCAAACCCATGGATACTGTGACAGAAAAAAAATTATCAGACCGGAAAAAAGATTTTATCGATCATCATCTGGGCCGGGACAGCCTTAGGGCATATTGCACCATGGTGGACTTTATGGCTGGGCAGTCCCAGGGCCTGGTCCCCGGACAATCCTGGTATTTGTCCATTCTGGGCATAGCCCCAAACTGCCAGGGAAAAGGTCTTGGAAAAAGCATAATGACAAAAGTGTTAAGGCAAATTGATGATCTTGGCCGGGCGGTGTATGCGGAAAGCTTTACCCCCAAAAACTTCAGGTTCTACCAAAACCTGGGATTTGAACCTGTCAAAACCATCAAAGAACCGTTTACCGCAGCCTCGTACACCATTTTGCTCCGACCCCCGAAAGTCGGTAACCAATAA
- a CDS encoding sigma 54-interacting transcriptional regulator translates to MQTHEIWNVTFLNQILDTMAEGLFTLDAKGNITSWNKSMEKISGYKAGEAVGKTCRLIECSRCFGKMCPADVNTCGVLKHGRTEAKECFIRHKKGYEVPVIKNARLARDKDGRTLGIVETVTDLTELKKIKQRAEEAQRKLKKNYSLGSIIGKSAAMQNVFDAVRAASKSRANILIQGESGTGKELVAGAIHYLGQFADKPMVTVNCSALSETLLESELFGHVKGAFTGAHRDRKGRFEEAHGGTIFLDEIGELTPYMQVKLLRVLQEREIERVGDSKKIKIDIRVIAATHKDLFQLSREGIFREDLFYRLKVFPIRVPPLRERRDDIPLLVKHFIKKGNQREGKSIKQADTNAMKRIIEHPWIGNVRELENAIEHAFVLCDKDKIGIAHLPIEIRKPGQTESYDTSIHSPAGFVKKQKVNKDKLIRLLEKHGWNKAEVARQIGKSRTAVWKYMKKWDIPLQK, encoded by the coding sequence ATGCAAACACATGAAATCTGGAATGTAACTTTTCTAAATCAGATCCTGGACACCATGGCAGAGGGGCTGTTCACCTTAGATGCTAAAGGCAACATAACATCCTGGAACAAATCCATGGAAAAAATCAGCGGGTATAAGGCAGGCGAGGCCGTGGGAAAAACATGCCGCCTGATCGAATGCAGCCGATGCTTTGGAAAAATGTGCCCGGCAGACGTCAATACCTGCGGTGTTCTCAAGCATGGCAGAACAGAAGCAAAAGAATGCTTTATCCGTCACAAAAAAGGGTATGAAGTCCCCGTGATAAAGAATGCCAGGCTGGCCAGGGATAAAGACGGGCGGACCCTCGGTATTGTGGAGACCGTTACCGATCTGACCGAACTTAAAAAAATCAAACAAAGGGCAGAGGAAGCCCAGAGAAAACTGAAAAAAAACTATAGCTTGGGCAGTATCATTGGCAAAAGCGCAGCCATGCAGAATGTATTTGATGCCGTGAGAGCCGCTTCCAAAAGCCGGGCCAATATTCTGATCCAGGGGGAAAGCGGTACAGGTAAAGAGCTGGTGGCAGGTGCCATCCATTACCTGGGGCAGTTTGCAGACAAGCCCATGGTAACGGTAAACTGCTCAGCCCTAAGCGAAACCCTCCTGGAAAGCGAGCTGTTCGGCCATGTCAAAGGGGCGTTTACAGGCGCTCACCGAGACAGGAAAGGCCGGTTTGAAGAAGCCCATGGCGGCACCATTTTTTTAGATGAAATCGGAGAACTGACACCATATATGCAAGTGAAGCTTCTGAGGGTTCTCCAGGAAAGAGAAATTGAGCGGGTGGGTGATTCAAAGAAAATAAAAATCGATATCCGTGTCATAGCCGCCACCCACAAGGATCTGTTCCAACTGTCCCGGGAAGGTATATTCCGGGAAGATCTTTTTTACCGCCTCAAGGTTTTCCCCATCCGGGTTCCGCCGCTGCGGGAACGCCGGGATGACATCCCCCTTCTGGTAAAACACTTTATAAAAAAAGGGAATCAACGGGAGGGTAAGTCCATTAAACAGGCGGATACAAACGCCATGAAACGGATCATTGAGCATCCCTGGATCGGCAATGTCCGAGAACTTGAAAATGCAATTGAACATGCCTTTGTCCTTTGTGATAAAGATAAAATTGGTATAGCGCACCTGCCCATCGAAATCCGCAAGCCAGGTCAGACGGAATCTTATGACACCTCGATACATTCCCCGGCAGGGTTTGTAAAAAAACAGAAGGTTAACAAGGATAAATTGATCCGACTATTAGAAAAACACGGTTGGAACAAGGCGGAGGTGGCCCGACAAATTGGGAAAAGCCGGACAGCAGTATGGAAATATATGAAAAAATGGGACATCCCTTTGCAGAAATGA
- a CDS encoding thioredoxin family protein, with protein sequence MDKVEFENHLKGKIVLADFSASWCGPCVAMAPVIKEVARSYDGRARVMEIDIDQEKQLATDYMVHSIPTLILFESGKEKQRLIGLQSISAIEKVLDAVLGT encoded by the coding sequence ATGGATAAGGTAGAATTTGAAAATCATCTAAAGGGAAAAATCGTTCTGGCGGATTTTAGCGCATCATGGTGTGGGCCCTGCGTGGCAATGGCACCTGTGATTAAGGAAGTCGCCCGTTCTTACGATGGCAGGGCTAGGGTGATGGAAATAGACATTGATCAAGAAAAACAGCTGGCCACAGACTATATGGTTCACAGCATCCCGACATTAATCCTGTTTGAAAGCGGAAAAGAAAAACAGCGGCTGATCGGTCTACAGTCCATATCTGCCATTGAAAAAGTACTGGACGCAGTGCTGGGAACCTAA
- a CDS encoding DUF4445 domain-containing protein — translation MGKCINHPEIETRYHCIKHDTYLCQDCLECRDLYLYCKFRPSCPIHFMSSKGFDKEKETLRGPGTVNVRFFPGDHEIFLNKGTTLLSAAQKAGIYINASCSGSGSCGKCKLILESGNIDHRETRLLSPGEKEKGMVLACQAKILSDVTVRIPEEALEKNLKAAGMGKEATKKLSGLVQDIDPLVKTYSLTLDPPDLDDTVSDLERLKRGLKQQGCDTFSMSTDLRLMRQLTNAVREDNWHVRVAILQKKCSSHIVDIQPEKDHVNPLGLAVDLGTTSIVVYIVSLDTGDVLSAASGHNSQAACGDDVINRIVCSEKDGVQKLKKMALSTINNLTQRALAPINETHKHIQSIVVSGNTTMVHLALGIQALYIRREPYIPTVSEFPVILAREAGLKAAPYAGVFIMPGPASYVGGDIVSGVLYTGIHKSPELTLFIDVGTNGEIVLGSNDFLMTAACSAGPAFEGGGIRWGMRAESGAIEKILLDPLSFVPQYSTVDDKPARGICGSGMVDLLSEMMEKGVIGQDGKFNLPVDHPRMTLFNEEPVFVLETGDAAAQDEDIIFTESDIGSLTLSKAAVYAGFTVLIEEIGMDFSMVEKMIITGGFGQYLDIDRAVSIGLLPDMDREKFIYMGNSSIAGAYMALLSGEHRREAIEICNKMTYVDFSSNSKFMDKFTRAQFLPHTDAHRFPSVQIRQPN, via the coding sequence ATGGGAAAATGCATTAATCACCCTGAAATTGAAACCCGTTACCATTGCATAAAACACGACACTTATCTTTGCCAGGATTGCCTGGAATGCCGAGACCTATATCTATACTGTAAATTCAGGCCGTCCTGCCCAATTCATTTTATGTCCAGCAAAGGATTTGATAAAGAGAAGGAAACCCTCCGGGGACCGGGGACGGTGAATGTACGGTTTTTTCCCGGAGATCATGAAATTTTTCTGAACAAAGGGACAACTCTTTTATCAGCAGCTCAAAAAGCCGGCATTTATATCAATGCATCCTGCTCAGGCAGCGGCTCCTGCGGTAAGTGCAAGCTGATACTGGAATCCGGGAATATAGACCATCGGGAAACCCGTCTGCTGAGTCCGGGCGAAAAAGAAAAAGGCATGGTGCTGGCCTGCCAGGCTAAAATTCTTTCCGATGTCACCGTGCGGATTCCGGAAGAGGCCCTGGAAAAAAATCTTAAGGCTGCCGGCATGGGAAAAGAGGCCACCAAAAAACTTTCAGGCCTGGTCCAGGACATTGACCCCCTGGTTAAAACCTATTCTTTAACCTTAGATCCGCCTGATTTAGACGATACGGTTTCGGACCTGGAACGGCTCAAACGTGGATTAAAACAGCAGGGGTGCGACACATTCTCCATGAGCACTGATCTGCGGCTCATGCGTCAACTCACAAATGCAGTAAGAGAAGATAACTGGCATGTCCGGGTTGCGATTTTACAGAAAAAATGTTCCTCCCATATTGTGGATATCCAGCCGGAAAAGGACCATGTAAATCCTTTAGGGCTTGCCGTGGACCTGGGTACCACTTCCATTGTTGTTTATATTGTGAGCCTTGATACAGGAGATGTGCTCAGTGCGGCATCCGGCCATAACAGTCAGGCGGCCTGCGGTGACGATGTTATCAACCGTATTGTCTGTTCGGAAAAAGACGGTGTACAAAAATTAAAGAAAATGGCCTTGTCCACAATCAACAACCTGACCCAGCGGGCATTGGCACCCATCAATGAAACCCACAAGCATATACAAAGCATCGTGGTTTCGGGAAATACCACCATGGTTCATCTGGCATTAGGCATCCAGGCTTTGTATATCCGGCGGGAACCCTATATCCCTACGGTATCCGAATTTCCTGTAATCCTGGCCCGGGAGGCTGGATTAAAAGCGGCCCCCTATGCCGGCGTTTTTATTATGCCCGGACCAGCAAGCTACGTGGGCGGGGATATTGTGTCAGGTGTCCTTTACACGGGCATACACAAAAGTCCGGAGTTGACCCTGTTCATTGACGTAGGCACCAACGGTGAAATCGTTCTGGGCAGCAATGACTTTCTTATGACGGCAGCATGTTCTGCCGGTCCGGCCTTTGAAGGCGGGGGGATCCGCTGGGGCATGAGAGCTGAATCCGGGGCTATCGAAAAAATCCTTCTGGATCCTCTAAGCTTTGTACCGCAGTATTCAACCGTGGATGACAAACCTGCCCGGGGTATCTGCGGATCCGGTATGGTTGACCTGCTTTCGGAGATGATGGAAAAAGGGGTCATTGGTCAGGATGGAAAATTTAACCTTCCCGTTGACCATCCCCGGATGACCCTGTTCAATGAAGAACCCGTATTTGTCCTTGAAACCGGCGATGCTGCCGCCCAGGACGAGGACATCATCTTTACGGAATCAGACATTGGGAGCTTGACCTTGAGCAAAGCTGCTGTCTATGCCGGGTTCACCGTTCTTATTGAAGAAATCGGCATGGATTTTTCCATGGTGGAAAAGATGATCATCACCGGTGGATTTGGCCAGTACCTTGACATTGACAGGGCTGTTTCCATCGGTCTTCTGCCGGATATGGACAGGGAAAAATTCATTTATATGGGTAACTCTTCCATTGCCGGAGCCTACATGGCGCTGCTTTCCGGCGAACATCGGCGAGAAGCCATCGAGATCTGCAACAAGATGACTTATGTTGATTTTTCAAGCAATTCTAAATTTATGGACAAGTTTACCCGGGCCCAGTTTTTGCCCCATACCGATGCCCATCGTTTTCCCAGCGTTCAAATCCGGCAACCCAATTAA
- a CDS encoding universal stress protein, with protein MIKILTKLQQNLVYAIPVSMLIGLIGGGFLFDAKPLKQFIIPITFLMIYPMMTTLNVKTIFKGRDTKLQVTTQLINFILIPIIVFALGKIFFSGLDPKYGLWAVALFLIGVLPASGMTISWTGFAKGNKEAATKMLIFGLIIGSMAAPVYTKVFMGATVDVDMVHMFQQICIFVFIPLIAGLTTQTYLRKKHGQQAWMNVYKPKFPPFSALGVIMIAFVAMSLKAKNIIANPADLVTILIPLTVFYLISYLVLSFIGKIMFKREDAIAMVYGVVMRDLSIALAIAMTAFGKEGSTIALLIAMAYVIQIQSAAWYVKLTNKIFGPPAKTIDSSQADISPVHVQPDESGKETLVVEEIKKILFASDISSTAKFASRYACGIGNKYDAQVWVIHVIPDVLDTYSSEAGYDISAHVDANQKNEFNKEAIETAQHLVQKRIREESKKVLEHFPHCPLSEERVIIKAGDPVEKIVTEAETGGFDLVIMGTHGHRDIKDLFVGSTASGVIQTSKVPVLVARPS; from the coding sequence ATGATTAAAATACTGACAAAACTGCAACAGAATCTTGTTTATGCCATACCGGTATCCATGCTGATAGGGTTGATCGGCGGCGGATTTCTCTTTGATGCCAAACCATTGAAACAATTTATCATACCGATCACCTTTTTGATGATCTATCCCATGATGACAACATTAAACGTTAAAACCATCTTCAAGGGCAGGGACACCAAACTGCAGGTCACCACCCAATTGATCAACTTTATTTTGATCCCGATCATTGTCTTTGCCTTGGGTAAAATCTTTTTTTCAGGACTGGATCCAAAATATGGGCTCTGGGCTGTTGCCCTGTTTTTGATCGGTGTCCTTCCCGCTTCCGGCATGACCATTTCATGGACCGGATTTGCAAAAGGAAATAAAGAGGCTGCAACAAAAATGCTGATTTTCGGTCTGATCATCGGTTCCATGGCCGCCCCTGTCTACACCAAAGTATTCATGGGCGCAACGGTCGACGTTGATATGGTCCATATGTTCCAGCAAATCTGTATCTTTGTGTTTATCCCTTTAATTGCCGGTTTAACCACCCAGACATATCTTCGCAAAAAACATGGGCAGCAGGCCTGGATGAATGTATATAAACCCAAATTCCCGCCTTTCTCTGCACTGGGGGTTATCATGATCGCTTTTGTTGCCATGTCTTTGAAGGCCAAAAATATCATTGCCAATCCTGCTGATCTGGTGACCATCCTGATACCCTTGACCGTATTTTACCTGATTTCTTACCTTGTATTGTCATTTATTGGGAAAATTATGTTTAAAAGGGAAGATGCCATTGCCATGGTGTATGGGGTGGTGATGCGTGATTTGTCCATAGCGCTTGCCATTGCCATGACCGCATTTGGCAAAGAGGGTTCCACCATCGCCCTTCTCATTGCCATGGCATACGTCATCCAGATTCAGTCTGCTGCCTGGTATGTCAAACTGACCAATAAAATATTCGGACCGCCTGCCAAAACGATTGATTCATCCCAGGCGGATATCTCCCCTGTCCACGTCCAACCGGATGAATCCGGGAAAGAGACCCTGGTGGTTGAAGAAATCAAAAAAATTTTGTTTGCTTCTGATATTTCGAGTACGGCAAAGTTCGCCTCCCGTTATGCATGCGGTATCGGTAATAAATATGATGCCCAGGTCTGGGTCATTCATGTGATTCCGGATGTTCTGGACACGTATTCCAGTGAGGCCGGGTATGATATTTCCGCCCATGTGGATGCAAACCAGAAAAATGAATTTAACAAAGAGGCAATTGAAACCGCCCAGCATCTGGTTCAAAAAAGAATCCGGGAAGAATCCAAAAAAGTGCTGGAACACTTTCCCCACTGTCCGCTTTCCGAAGAACGGGTCATTATCAAGGCCGGTGATCCAGTGGAAAAAATTGTGACTGAGGCTGAAACAGGCGGGTTTGATCTGGTCATCATGGGAACCCATGGTCACAGGGATATTAAAGACCTGTTTGTCGGCAGTACCGCCAGTGGCGTTATCCAGACATCTAAAGTGCCGGTGCTGGTTGCCCGGCCATCATAA
- a CDS encoding DUF1638 domain-containing protein yields the protein MKSFSNTAIVACGTMSPELNLLKAEGFLDTSHLFYTTPGLHQDIKKLEHQLTKFIAKAKERVSDVIVVYGGKYCYVNPDNPTRLMETIISEQGLHVKRVKATHCMGMLATDGEMEQIRQEVAGGEPVWFMTPGWVKYKTEVFKGWDKGIANENFPRHTGGAVVLDGIGYLDTYMEEDPESFLDYCDWMGIPMQAYPITLDRFKGLLLDELLQIE from the coding sequence ATGAAATCTTTCAGTAATACAGCCATTGTGGCATGCGGAACGATGAGCCCGGAACTCAACCTCCTTAAAGCGGAAGGGTTCCTTGATACCTCGCACCTTTTCTATACAACGCCCGGACTTCACCAGGACATCAAAAAGTTGGAACACCAGTTGACAAAATTCATCGCCAAAGCAAAAGAGAGGGTCAGTGATGTTATTGTCGTGTACGGCGGTAAATACTGCTATGTCAATCCGGACAATCCCACCCGGCTGATGGAGACGATCATTTCTGAGCAGGGGCTTCATGTTAAAAGGGTCAAGGCCACCCATTGCATGGGGATGCTGGCCACCGACGGGGAAATGGAACAGATCAGACAGGAGGTCGCCGGAGGTGAGCCGGTCTGGTTCATGACTCCGGGATGGGTCAAGTACAAAACCGAGGTTTTCAAAGGCTGGGACAAGGGAATCGCCAATGAAAATTTTCCCCGGCATACCGGTGGCGCCGTTGTTCTGGACGGTATTGGATACCTGGACACCTATATGGAAGAAGACCCGGAATCCTTTCTGGACTATTGCGACTGGATGGGTATCCCGATGCAAGCCTATCCCATCACCCTGGACCGGTTCAAAGGCCTTTTGCTCGACGAGCTTCTGCAAATTGAATAA
- a CDS encoding flavodoxin family protein: protein MKSLIIYSSQSGNTQKLAQAVYDNIKGEKKITAVEQASPNCEGYDLVGVGFWLQAGKPDPKTLKFLDDFNGSGKVFFFATHGAAQDSDHAKNAMDHATGFLRDDQVAGTFSCQGEVNPKVLAKVRQKDTPPVWINDADDAVGHPDDGDIQKLVVMVKAIGM, encoded by the coding sequence ATGAAATCATTGATCATTTATTCAAGTCAGTCAGGCAATACCCAAAAACTTGCACAGGCAGTTTACGATAATATAAAAGGAGAAAAAAAGATAACGGCCGTTGAACAGGCCTCGCCCAACTGCGAGGGTTATGACCTTGTTGGCGTGGGATTCTGGCTTCAGGCCGGAAAGCCCGATCCCAAAACCTTAAAATTTCTGGACGATTTTAACGGCAGCGGCAAGGTGTTTTTCTTTGCCACCCATGGGGCGGCCCAGGACTCTGACCATGCTAAAAATGCCATGGATCACGCCACTGGATTTCTAAGGGACGACCAGGTTGCCGGCACCTTTTCATGCCAGGGAGAGGTCAATCCCAAGGTGCTTGCAAAGGTGAGGCAAAAGGATACCCCACCGGTATGGATCAATGATGCCGATGATGCTGTTGGCCACCCCGACGATGGGGATATCCAGAAATTGGTTGTCATGGTGAAGGCCATTGGGATGTGA